The genomic segment TCCTTTCTCTCTCCTCCCCACTTCTATAGCGGTGCCGACGATCGAAAGCAGTGAGGATGAGTTATCTGAGTTCAATAGGTATTACTATGGAAAAACAACATATGTATGTGATAGCTCATATAAAACATGCATACGTACATACATGTTGAAATATTTTCATGCTCCAATGCATTCTTGTTTCTTGTCCAGTAATCATTGTTTTCTACATCATGGTTTTTATTTGTATGAATAGATAGATGTGAGTGTTTATGAGATTTTTCTTTGTGTATACTTTTTGCAGAAATCTCTCGTGTCGACATGTCACCGGCAGAAGAAACGTCATATGTCTCAGGACCCAGCAAGAAGGCCTCCTACACATTGGTGGCCCTAAAGTTCTTGGAATTGGTAAGTGACACACTGAGCAATTCTTGATTGTCaattaaatattaattaatGTCGCTGGTGTCTAGTGTCTCATCATCTGTTGCATAGGGTTGATCGACGAGCCGGCCACTCAGTTCAACATACGTACGTTCATCACACCCCGAGTAATGGCTTTATGCTATGTGACCTTTGGCAGCCTATTAATTTACTCGGCCATTTATTTAATTATGGCCCTATTTGGTGATGTGTAAGTTCACTTGCTGCCTTAGTTTTCAGTCgtattttctattttctttttttgttttttgagatcAATAATTGATTACtttgtgttttctttatttttctaattAGGGCACCATGGCGCACTTCGGTTTTATGGTCTCTGGTCGCTTTCATATTGTTTATTGCAACAACGTCGGTATTGTTCCGGGATTGGTCGTCCATAAAGGATCTAAACTATTGGCATCCAAATATGACACGATTGGATTTGGTTTTATCAGCAGCAGCAGTTTCTTTAGTTACAACACTTATATATCTAATGGATATTCTAATCACAATTCGTTTTGGCATGATGGGTGATTTAGAATAAAAATGTCTTGCTATTTATTAACAGCTCTATCACACtatatgttcttgtcttatAACATGCCACTTTTTATGTATCATTGATATCTCATTATGTGTGTCAAATTACATACGAATCGTAATTTTTTCACATTCGTATCACACTATGAATGCAAATTTAGCACATTGGTGCATAATGTCCTTTTTATCGGACGTTTTTATTTCTTACGCTACTTGTTCATTTatatgaatattttgaaaaactattGAGAAGAGAAGTCAGATCATATCACAATTCACAGTTATTCTGTAATTTTGATTAAGTTTCTATTTCAGAGTTCGTGTTTACTAACagaaatggaaaacaattgaaaaAACGTCTAAAAAAGCAAGCGTGGcaggaaaataaaaacaaggaaaacaaaatttaaattaatagtACGTTAGCAAGACCTATATGCGCTTTcaaataatgatgaaaataaaaCAGATTGATCTATATTAGGCGCACTCCCTAAATATCGTCCTTGATAAAGGACGCtctccaaaaattcaattttcgcTTTTATATAAAGAATAAAATCGcttaaaaatgttgaaaaaagttTGTTAGGGAGGGTTAACAATTGCAAAATTTGACAcgtcataagacaagaacatacAGTGTGACAGAGCCTTATGTAAGGTATGCGCATGTGTTTTAATAGTCCTTTACACAATGTTACAGAGTCATATAATAACACgatgttttcttcttttatgacaaataaaagCATTGgatcaaatatataaaaatttcaaagcccCATTTTGCTGTCATAAAAAAGCTTGAAAACAATTTTCGTTCGAAAAGCTTCTGACCCATGAGTCAATAATAACCATGTCTCATTTGAAGAACCACAAAAATCATTTAGCGAAATCCACAATCTAAATGAAAAGAGGATTTACCAAAAATTACATTGTTGTCAATACACACAATGAAAAATAACAGAAAGTAAACTAATTTTGATATGATGGTAGTCAAAGATCTGTAATCTTATTGCCGCCATTTCTGGTCGGCTGATATCAGTTGTTTGCCATCGATCTCCTGTTAATCGATCTTCTTGCTCGAAGTCATCAGCGTACTTTATGATCCAGCCGAAGAGGGCGTGAGGGTGCAAGCGATTGAGTCAAATTTTAAGTGTACTGTAACTGAGGGCCTTCAATTTCCTGGTGGATGATTTTCCCGAGTAGAAAGtagaattttgccaaaattaatttttgttaatcGAATATCGCTGTACTATATACATAACATTGTGTAAAGACatctaaaaacaaattatacCAAGTTGTCACGCAATTTACTTGTACAACAGTCCGTCCATTAATTGTAATATGTACTAATCTAATAGCAGAGAGAACTTGTTCTCTTGATGACGATAAGTTAGCAAACCAGCACCCATTTATAACAGTCAAAGAGTCGGCCAAAATAAAGGTTATTGTTATAACCGACTTTAATCACCTTTTAAATAACATTGTTCTCTCTTGTGCTGTAATATTTACAGTCTCCagtctccaaaaacaaaatgttcatgTTTGCTATATTTACACTCGAAATTTTTACCATATATGCATGTTCTTTGAAAATATAGGTAtatatggaatatttttttgtatgcaATAATGCCACCCGCATGTTGTGGTACATAGTCGTAAGCTATATTTTTTGAATAATGTACAAAAccccacacatacatacatatgtttattatttaattttacaattaaaaatgcaactAACATATaagtaacaatttttttaaaaatcttgaataaaatgcaatttttataatCCTCATTTTTTAACGCGTACTGGTCCAAATTTTTTGACAATATGTTCAcatttcttgttttatttttttttagaaattttagaaAAGTCCAATACTTGGAATAACGTTTCATTTCCCTtcacatttaaaataaaagtgtCACGTTGTCTTGCTCAATCTGGGTTGCAGTTGATGGGCATTGTTTGTCCACAGACACAAGTTAAATTTACAAGAGGCCTGTTCGCGTCCTTTTCACTACAAAATTGCAGGAGATGAAAAGCCATTTCACTCTATTGAGTTAAAATTGCCACTTCATTTGATAAATTTCCAGAATAATGATTGCAGCCTTGGCTCTTGTTAAAAAGtcaattcaaatgaaattaatGTAAACATTactaataaacacaatttttatacccaccaccgacggatgggggtatattcattttgtcgttaaaatctaagacgatctagacatgtccgtccgtctgtccgtctgtctgttgaaatcacgctacagtcttcaaaaatagagatattgagctgaaattttgcacaggttctttttttgcactgaaatttgacacactgacttatgttatgcttttcgtcatccgtgtggtatatagttcagatcagtatatttttagatataactactaaaatgaccaacattttgttatatacaattgaacaataacttttacttattagtatctggtccaaatcggaacatatctgctatggggcataaggtatgaattttgcaccggattttgaggaaaggtagttcacatatatatccaaggtggtgggtatccaaagttcggcccggccgaacttaacgcctttttacttgttttgattagcTCAGTCAATTTGAATGCTTTTTGTGTTAggttttgtattttcataaagcAGCTGACCTTCATAAAACATCTGTgtaaagttgcaaatttctgctggctaAAAACTCCCAGCAGAAATTAGCAGATTCTTAATTTTTGACCTGTTAATATTTGCTCTCCCTCTCGCGTTCTTGTAAATAGAATACTGGAACGACTTTGTGCTTAGgcttagcttaggttaggttaggttgaaaagagggtgcagatattaatccgccccatgccactatggacatacgcctagctagacttcgggttaacccagtcctctggccttcactgccaaatcgtctgccctttcatttccccttattcaGTTatagcccggcatccaaacgatgcggattttgccatcctcagagaagacgttaatctccttcttacgctgcaagactgttcgtgactggaccgtcctggttgttattgcccttatggcaattttactgtcggtaatgatgttcacactcgacttcctaGCGTTAGCACCGAACCACatgacgcattccgtgatcgcccgaatctccgcctgcagcaccgttttatggtcaggcagtctaaaacagacctcagtccctgggttctcaatgtataccccaggcccactctgtcctctagctttgatccatacatgtaacatgatcttccagattgcaattttagggttccgtcaatccaagactgtgccgatggcagcagtgcctcgcaatcgactttaaggttcatctcaggtatccgatcggaaacctcttcccttccttccaggtttcctatcgtcgcctcgattataccgcgatggtatgagctgctcccatcttcaatccattctcccattgccttaagtctcatagccgcagtggctgcctcacacttaatctgtatgtcaatgggtcggatatttagaatagtctccagtgccctagtgggcgtggtcttcatcgctccgcctacgtCAAGAAAACATGATCTCTGAACACAAAGAGTAAAGATGTGTAAACAGctgttttaaacttttttttgttttctctgtACCCCATGTCAAATGTTGGTTAATACTGCTGAGATTGCTTTCCAAAAGATTAAATTATGTCATATTCTCATGAAATAGTGTAATATTGACAAATATACACAATGAAAGgttttgaaaaatatacatttaaagactaacaaaacttaatgcagccTTAACAGCGTATTCTCTTCAACTTTGGGAATAGTTGCGAAcaactttaacaaaatattataattttattaaataaaattaattgaaattttttgtactaCCACAATCTTACCTTTTATATTTCactagccaaaccgggcccgctccgctgcgccttctttaactctctaatatcatttagggttgggacacttcgccatgaatgtgtatatcgatttcgtgccactgtagcctatgtccgactataacgctgaacgccttcgtTCAAAGAagagctttcattgatgtgtgaggaggttcatttgtaaatttttactccggtttagagagacacttgccccttaatgtaaatatacgctttgtgctctactttcaaatacattttacatgagccccataatggcatgagctgtaaataaattcagtttgagggtgggatggaccccagggactttgtGCCGAAAATCggtataaatttcccgaaaatcaatcaacaTCATatagggaggtgttttcgggtggggcagttccccaatcacatggctcttcaattggatatcaaattcgtttttttctctcaagcaccttttgtttgagctctatattgtcgtgattgttgtTTATAGCCAATAGGcggttttgggcggcccccgaggcacccgatcccaacaatagaaaccatgttttgttttgactgtgagagtgcaaaacaaatttcaaacgaatcgcattaccaatctccgaggcCTGGtaaggtaatgagaagtgctttttagagaAGGGATGGCActcaaacatttcgactcaaatatggatatcaaattcgtgctgcactcccaaatccatttaatttaattgccatggtcagtaaataagaaaTGTTTggtaggtgttttggggctggggcggccaccgccactttgccctgaaaatatatatcaaattcgatctttactcccaaataccgttgatttcagctccatattgctataatcgGAAATTTAGTTCAATTTAGGGGAGCGCTTTATTGCGTACCTTggctccaaatttggatatcaaattcattttctactctcaaaaacctttcaatcaaataccatattgtcataatggatcaaTCAAcccatttgacttatttttggaaagaaaagcgccacctggacttgaactcaaattttaatgtcatattcgtaatctactcccaaatacctttcacttgagaccaacctacacaatatgtaaaaatttcaaggtaatcggttcagccgtttttgagtctatacggaacaaacaaacaaaccgacaaacaaacatacaaacatacaaacaaacataaattaaattttatagacaCACAATTTTTAAGACTAGGATTAATTGTTTTAAGTGCCCTTTTT from the Stomoxys calcitrans chromosome 1, idStoCalc2.1, whole genome shotgun sequence genome contains:
- the LOC106091776 gene encoding uncharacterized protein LOC106091776 isoform X1 codes for the protein MSYLSSIEISRVDMSPAEETSYVSGPSKKASYTLVALKFLELCLIICCIGLIDEPATQFNIRTFITPRVMALCYVTFGSLLIYSAIYLIMALFGDVAPWRTSVLWSLVAFILFIATTSVLFRDWSSIKDLNYWHPNMTRLDLVLSAAAVSLVTTLIYLMDILITIRFGMMGDLE
- the LOC106091776 gene encoding uncharacterized protein LOC106091776 isoform X2; protein product: MSPAEETSYVSGPSKKASYTLVALKFLELCLIICCIGLIDEPATQFNIRTFITPRVMALCYVTFGSLLIYSAIYLIMALFGDVAPWRTSVLWSLVAFILFIATTSVLFRDWSSIKDLNYWHPNMTRLDLVLSAAAVSLVTTLIYLMDILITIRFGMMGDLE